The following proteins are co-located in the Coleofasciculus chthonoplastes PCC 7420 genome:
- a CDS encoding WD40 domain-containing protein yields the protein MSDSNYYKIGGSLEYHHPTYVVRQADAQLYQGLINGEFCYVLNSRQMGKSSLRVQMTKKLKAQGVKCAAIDMTRIGSHVTPEEWYGGLVSELLRGFRLSRKINFSNWWRDRSLLSPVQRLSEFIDDVLLIELSDNIVIFIDEIDSILKINFKDDFFTFIRACYNQRVDNPDYQRLTFCLLGVATPSDLIADKQRTPFNIGQAIELTGFTFAEANSALIKGLQNYVENAEAVLTEVLDWTGGQPFLTQKLCSFIVQEWDTRGQEFHPDNPSAANEIELLVQQCIIENWEAWDEPEHLRTIRDRILANEHRAGRLLGLYQHILQQGQIPTDESPEQVELRLTGLVVRQQRYLRVYNPIYAGIFNHRWVEKELANLRPYSQGITAWEESNCQDQSRLLQGQALQEALAWATNKSLSDRDYHFLAASQELDKRMALELERKQKEAVEQANQILVEATHKAQRTIRMGLGILFVSLFGAGVAGIVVNLVIGELKQTMESTRLERVSFQALQRFESRGDEIEGLLLAMEAGQALQKQAQDSRLLPEELTTSPVVALQQILDNIRERNQIKGHQQRIWHVSFSPNSKYMATASSDGTARLWDLSGNQKAEFKGHQGWVTHVSFSPNGEYIATAGEDGTARLWDLSGKQLVEFRGHQGQVWSVSFSPNGEYIATAGEDGTARLWDLSGQQLVEFRGHQGQVWSVSFSPNGEYIATAGEDGTARLWDLSGQQLVEFEGHQGKVLSVSFSPNSEYLATASTDGTARLWNLFGKQLVEFQGGVQGTVLSVDFSPNGEYIATAHDDSTTRLWDLSGNQIAELKGHQGWVTSVSFSPNGEYLATASEGGIVRLWDLFSHPKAEFRGHQGWLTSVSFSPNGQYIATASSDGTARLWDLSGNQNAEFKGHQGWVTRISFSPNGEYIATAGEDGTARLWDLSGNQKAEFKGHQDWLTDVSFSPNGQYMATASSDGTARLWDLSGKQKAEFKGHQGWVTSVSFSPNEPYIATAGEDGTVRFWHLSGNPLTGFQGHQDWITNVSFSPTGEYIATASHDGTARLWDLSGNPLAEFKGHQGWVRSVSFSPNELYIATAGEDGTARLWDLWGNPLAEFKGHQRAVTSVSFSPDGKYLATASHDGTARIWRVEELNEMLLRGCNWLNYYFVTHPQALEKLEVCQ from the coding sequence ATGTCAGATAGCAATTATTACAAAATAGGAGGAAGTTTAGAGTATCACCACCCGACTTATGTGGTGCGACAGGCGGATGCTCAATTGTATCAGGGATTAATTAACGGAGAGTTTTGCTACGTTCTCAACTCCCGGCAAATGGGTAAATCCAGCTTGCGGGTGCAGATGACGAAGAAGCTAAAAGCCCAAGGTGTCAAATGTGCCGCGATTGATATGACTCGCATTGGTAGCCATGTGACGCCGGAAGAATGGTATGGCGGATTGGTGTCTGAGTTGTTGCGTGGGTTTCGACTTTCCAGGAAGATTAACTTTAGCAACTGGTGGCGCGATCGCTCTCTGTTATCTCCAGTACAACGGTTGAGTGAATTTATTGATGATGTCCTCCTAATCGAGTTATCCGACAACATCGTTATTTTTATTGATGAAATCGATAGTATCCTGAAAATTAACTTCAAAGATGACTTTTTTACGTTTATCCGAGCTTGCTATAATCAACGGGTGGATAATCCCGACTATCAACGCCTCACCTTTTGTTTGTTGGGAGTCGCTACGCCATCGGATTTGATCGCCGACAAACAGCGGACACCGTTTAATATTGGTCAGGCAATTGAGTTAACCGGCTTTACTTTTGCCGAAGCCAATTCAGCTTTAATCAAAGGATTGCAGAATTACGTAGAGAATGCTGAAGCGGTTTTAACTGAGGTATTGGATTGGACAGGAGGACAACCGTTTCTGACTCAAAAACTATGTTCTTTCATTGTTCAAGAATGGGATACAAGGGGTCAGGAATTCCATCCCGATAATCCATCGGCGGCTAATGAGATTGAGCTGTTAGTGCAACAGTGTATTATCGAAAACTGGGAAGCGTGGGATGAACCAGAGCATTTGAGAACAATCCGCGATCGCATCCTGGCAAATGAGCATCGTGCAGGTAGATTACTGGGACTCTATCAACATATTTTACAGCAGGGACAAATCCCCACAGACGAGAGTCCGGAACAAGTTGAATTGCGACTGACGGGGTTGGTGGTTAGACAGCAGAGATATTTAAGAGTTTATAACCCCATTTATGCCGGGATTTTTAACCATCGTTGGGTGGAGAAAGAATTAGCCAATTTGCGACCCTATAGTCAGGGAATTACTGCCTGGGAGGAATCGAACTGTCAAGATCAATCACGGCTGTTGCAGGGGCAAGCATTGCAAGAAGCCTTGGCGTGGGCAACTAATAAAAGTTTAAGCGATCGCGATTATCACTTTTTAGCGGCTAGCCAAGAATTGGATAAACGAATGGCTTTGGAGTTAGAGAGAAAGCAAAAGGAGGCAGTCGAACAGGCAAATCAGATATTGGTTGAGGCGACACATAAAGCCCAACGCACGATTCGTATGGGCTTGGGGATTCTGTTCGTCTCTTTATTTGGGGCAGGAGTTGCAGGAATCGTCGTCAACTTAGTGATTGGAGAACTAAAACAGACGATGGAAAGTACTCGACTCGAACGGGTCAGTTTTCAAGCTTTGCAACGGTTTGAAAGTAGGGGTGACGAAATCGAAGGGTTACTTTTAGCCATGGAAGCAGGGCAAGCTTTGCAAAAGCAGGCGCAAGATAGTCGTCTCCTCCCAGAGGAACTTACCACCAGTCCCGTGGTCGCCCTACAACAAATTCTTGACAACATTCGAGAACGGAATCAAATCAAAGGGCATCAGCAAAGAATATGGCATGTCAGTTTTAGTCCGAATAGTAAGTACATGGCGACGGCTTCATCAGATGGCACTGCCCGACTGTGGGACTTATCTGGCAATCAAAAAGCTGAATTCAAGGGACATCAGGGTTGGGTAACCCATGTCAGTTTTAGCCCCAACGGAGAATACATCGCCACGGCTGGGGAAGATGGTACTGCCCGATTGTGGGACTTATCGGGGAAACAGCTTGTTGAATTCCGGGGGCATCAAGGTCAAGTCTGGAGTGTCAGTTTTAGCCCCAATGGAGAATACATCGCCACGGCTGGGGAAGATGGTACTGCCCGATTGTGGGACTTATCGGGGCAGCAGCTTGTTGAATTCCGGGGGCATCAAGGTCAAGTCTGGAGTGTCAGTTTTAGCCCCAATGGAGAATACATCGCCACGGCTGGGGAAGATGGTACTGCCCGATTGTGGGACTTATCGGGGCAGCAGCTTGTTGAATTCGAGGGGCATCAAGGCAAAGTCTTGAGTGTGAGTTTTAGCCCCAATAGTGAATACCTGGCGACGGCTTCGACTGACGGTACTGCCCGATTGTGGAATTTATTCGGGAAGCAACTCGTTGAATTTCAAGGGGGGGTTCAGGGTACAGTCTTGAGTGTCGATTTTAGCCCAAATGGTGAGTATATTGCCACTGCCCATGACGATAGCACTACTCGGTTGTGGGACTTGTCTGGCAATCAAATTGCCGAGTTGAAAGGGCATCAGGGTTGGGTAACCAGTGTCAGTTTTAGTCCCAATGGTGAGTACCTTGCCACAGCGAGTGAGGGCGGTATTGTTCGGTTGTGGGATTTGTTTAGCCACCCAAAAGCCGAATTTAGGGGACATCAGGGCTGGTTAACCAGTGTTAGCTTTAGCCCCAATGGGCAATACATTGCTACGGCTTCATCGGATGGCACTGCCCGACTGTGGGACTTGTCTGGTAATCAAAACGCTGAATTTAAGGGACATCAGGGTTGGGTAACCCGTATCAGTTTTAGCCCCAATGGAGAATACATCGCCACGGCTGGGGAGGATGGTACGGCTCGATTGTGGGACTTATCAGGTAATCAAAAAGCCGAATTCAAAGGGCATCAGGACTGGTTAACCGATGTTAGCTTTAGCCCAAATGGGCAATACATGGCTACGGCTTCATCAGATGGTACTGCCCGACTGTGGGACTTATCGGGCAAGCAAAAAGCCGAATTCAAAGGGCATCAAGGCTGGGTAACCAGTGTCAGTTTTAGCCCGAATGAGCCGTATATCGCCACGGCTGGTGAGGATGGCACAGTTCGATTCTGGCACTTATCGGGGAACCCGCTAACGGGATTTCAGGGGCATCAAGACTGGATAACGAATGTCAGCTTTAGCCCCACTGGAGAATACATCGCCACGGCTAGTCATGATGGTACTGCCCGATTATGGGATTTATCTGGCAACCCGCTTGCGGAATTTAAGGGGCATCAGGGTTGGGTAAGGAGTGTGAGTTTTAGCCCCAATGAACTGTATATCGCCACGGCTGGTGAGGACGGTACTGCCCGGTTGTGGGATTTATGGGGTAACCCGCTAGCAGAATTTAAGGGGCATCAGCGTGCAGTAACGAGTGTTAGTTTTAGCCCCGACGGAAAGTACCTTGCCACTGCATCCCATGATGGTACGGCACGGATATGGCGGGTTGAAGAATTAAATGAAATGCTCTTGCGAGGCTGCAATTGGCTCAACTATTACTTTGTTACCCATCCTCAAGCCTTAGAAAAACTAGAGGTTTGCCAATAG
- a CDS encoding mersacidin/lichenicidin family type 2 lantibiotic gives MSNLDIIRAWKDEEYRNSLSDEQRAQLPENPAGMIELSDEDMGAISGGFAASRSVSRQGGCSCSCGGNCCSKPQIQNIAALL, from the coding sequence ATGTCAAATCTTGACATCATTCGTGCTTGGAAAGATGAAGAGTATCGCAATAGCTTGAGTGACGAGCAACGGGCGCAGTTGCCTGAAAACCCCGCAGGGATGATTGAACTGTCAGATGAAGATATGGGTGCGATTTCAGGAGGATTTGCTGCTTCTCGCTCCGTTTCAAGACAGGGCGGATGTAGCTGTAGCTGTGGTGGTAACTGTTGTAGTAAGCCACAAATACAGAATATTGCAGCACTATTGTAG
- a CDS encoding AAA-like domain-containing protein yields the protein MARPNYGPQAKKRAKRLLEALLAYANDEWENTEHLQIKVNWQSENQLVVRTKVRFLQELTSLDPYEGKLNSEQIKEALRRLADFVEILEDNRPGKKGLHDWHFTLKLWHKRYDKEAIMQRFNLEWERRRPEKSKQVAPTASPPPSVTTGVQQREQKQGVVGAGFTDNILKTTSNLTKPALLGELPNGSVELNSQFYIERPPIEERCYQTIRQPGALIRIKAPRQMGKTSLLDRILDYAEQQGYATVRLNLLQAEADVFSSLNRFLRWLCVCISSKLKLDAQLDEYWDQDRGSIVNCTTYIQDHLLEQLESPLVLALDEADRVFQSPDVAQGFFPMLRSWHEEAKTVDSWEELRLVVAHSTEDYGLLDINQSPFNVGLPVELPEFTSQQVADLAQRYQLDWDETQVQEFMAMVGGHPYLVRLGLYHLARQEVTLCQLLQDAPTEVGIYEAHLRRHWGILKENSELAAALKQVVSATEPVRIETMQAYQLYSMGLIQRKRDRVIPRCQLYRHYFQRIMHYEF from the coding sequence ATGGCTAGACCGAACTATGGACCTCAAGCAAAAAAACGGGCAAAGCGCCTGTTAGAAGCGTTGCTGGCTTACGCCAATGACGAGTGGGAGAATACAGAACATCTACAGATAAAAGTCAACTGGCAAAGTGAAAACCAGTTGGTTGTCAGGACAAAGGTGCGATTTCTCCAAGAATTGACATCCTTAGATCCCTATGAAGGCAAATTAAATAGCGAACAAATTAAAGAAGCGCTGAGACGGCTAGCAGATTTTGTCGAGATTCTAGAAGATAATCGTCCGGGAAAGAAAGGATTACATGATTGGCACTTTACCCTGAAACTCTGGCACAAACGGTACGATAAAGAGGCGATTATGCAACGGTTTAATCTAGAGTGGGAACGTCGCCGCCCGGAAAAGTCCAAACAAGTCGCCCCGACTGCATCACCACCGCCTTCTGTAACCACAGGCGTGCAGCAACGGGAACAGAAGCAGGGAGTTGTAGGGGCGGGTTTTACTGATAACATTCTAAAGACAACCTCTAACTTAACTAAACCCGCCCTTCTTGGGGAACTACCGAATGGTTCAGTGGAACTCAATTCTCAGTTTTATATAGAACGCCCTCCCATTGAGGAGCGTTGTTATCAGACAATTCGTCAACCTGGGGCGCTGATTCGGATTAAAGCACCTCGGCAAATGGGTAAAACGTCGCTGCTAGACCGGATTCTGGACTATGCAGAACAGCAAGGTTATGCCACGGTGCGGTTAAATTTGCTCCAAGCTGAGGCGGACGTTTTTAGCAGTCTGAATCGCTTTTTGCGCTGGTTGTGTGTTTGTATCAGTTCTAAACTCAAACTGGATGCTCAACTGGATGAGTATTGGGATCAGGATCGGGGCAGTATTGTTAATTGTACAACCTACATCCAAGATCATTTATTAGAACAACTGGAGTCACCCTTAGTTTTGGCATTAGATGAAGCGGATCGGGTGTTTCAATCCCCCGATGTTGCTCAAGGCTTCTTTCCCATGTTACGTAGTTGGCATGAAGAAGCCAAGACGGTTGATAGTTGGGAAGAATTGCGATTAGTCGTAGCACATTCAACGGAAGATTATGGACTCTTGGATATTAATCAATCCCCATTTAATGTGGGATTACCGGTAGAATTGCCAGAGTTTACCTCGCAACAAGTCGCTGATTTAGCTCAACGCTATCAACTGGATTGGGATGAGACACAAGTCCAAGAGTTCATGGCGATGGTAGGGGGACATCCGTATTTAGTCAGATTAGGACTTTATCACTTAGCGCGTCAGGAGGTAACGCTCTGCCAATTATTACAAGATGCGCCAACCGAAGTAGGAATCTATGAAGCACATTTGCGCCGACATTGGGGAATCCTCAAAGAAAATTCGGAATTAGCTGCTGCGTTAAAACAGGTTGTTAGTGCCACCGAACCCGTGCGAATCGAAACTATGCAGGCGTACCAATTATACAGTATGGGACTGATTCAGCGAAAGCGCGATCGCGTCATTCCTCGTTGTCAGTTATATCGGCACTATTTTCAGCGAATCATGCATTATGAATTCTAG
- a CDS encoding type 2 lanthipeptide synthetase LanM family protein, protein MHQTSFQSSAWYNAIPLTERITFLRTQQSKTPKVEVNVALAQRRMQRWKSQFPFTNDSYFDQRLTMDAITEKEFIYLLGEPTDVMKTRFSAIPDWLTDLAQAFFHPTYSNATIILPPQKLGEQKESGFLYAIEPLISQGLDRLHEGIQKLIQTYQNLPFDPTTIKALLFANLPGELLWMLNRTMILELNVARLQGLLVGDLPEDRFQSFLERLHQHEVVIFILKEYPVLARQLVISINQWVSYSLEFLQHLCTDWSDIRTTFSPEAETGVMVQIDGGVSDTHRGGRSVLIAKFSSGFQIVYKPKSLAVDVHFQQLLEWLNQRGNYPPFRTIKIINRGTYGWVEFVTAKGCNDPECLQNFYKRQGGYLALLYALEATDFHLENLIAVGEHPVLVDLESLFHPRIESIDIKKSEQLAINTIDNSVLRVGLLPQRFWANAESEGAEISGLGGKEGQLTPHRVSYSEEIGTDEMRVARKQMPMSGSQNRPTLNDAEVNVLDYTEAIITGFTNIYQLILQYRDELLSENSPLARFAEDEVRFLLRQTRSYGLLLHESFHPNLLRNALDRDRFFDRLWVGIEKQPYLTKVIAAERDDLWQGDIPMFTTRPNSRAIWSSFNKKIADFFDETGMTLVQRRIQQLSNADLKQQIWFVRASLSTLAMAEEQAKWPTYHLNKPQNSASYEQLVAAAQVVGDRLEKLALNGEKDISWIGLTLIEKHWTLTALEIDLYEGLPGVILFLAYLGALTEQKRYTALAKAALVTMQRQVESSREYIKSLGGFSGWGGVIYTLTQLGVLWNEPELLTEAESLVEQFPNLISKDEQLDILSGTAGGLASLISLYRCRPSQRTLAAAIQCGERLITTAKPMEYGVGWTTQIAELKPLTGFSHGVAGIAWVLLELASLTGEQRFKTTALAAIEYERSLFRPEVGNWPDLRDFSSSILADKDDNQPTCMTAWCHGAPGIGLGRLRSLPHLDDAKIRTEIDTALKTTLEHGFGSNHSLCHGDLGNLELLLQASQTFDDPQWKTQVDRFAAIILESIDKYGWLCGVPLGVETPGLMTGLAGIGYGLLRLAAPDRVPSVLVLEPPKLNRAVQKSTDCAIAI, encoded by the coding sequence ATGCATCAGACATCCTTTCAATCTTCAGCTTGGTACAATGCGATTCCATTAACTGAACGCATTACATTCCTACGCACGCAGCAGAGCAAGACACCAAAAGTTGAAGTTAATGTGGCTCTTGCTCAACGCCGGATGCAACGATGGAAATCGCAATTTCCATTTACGAATGACTCTTACTTTGATCAACGTCTCACCATGGATGCAATTACAGAGAAGGAATTTATTTACCTTCTTGGTGAACCCACTGATGTTATGAAAACTCGTTTTTCAGCTATCCCAGATTGGTTGACAGACTTGGCTCAGGCTTTTTTTCATCCTACCTACTCCAATGCCACTATAATTCTCCCTCCACAGAAGCTTGGAGAGCAAAAAGAATCGGGATTTTTGTACGCCATCGAGCCACTGATTAGCCAAGGACTTGACCGCTTACATGAAGGAATTCAGAAGCTAATCCAAACATACCAAAATTTACCCTTCGATCCCACGACAATTAAAGCCTTGCTATTTGCAAATTTACCAGGTGAATTACTCTGGATGTTGAATCGTACAATGATTTTAGAACTCAATGTAGCGCGTTTGCAAGGATTATTAGTTGGTGACTTGCCAGAGGATCGATTTCAAAGCTTTTTAGAACGCCTACATCAGCATGAGGTGGTAATTTTTATCTTAAAAGAGTATCCAGTTTTAGCCCGTCAACTTGTGATTAGCATTAACCAATGGGTCAGCTATAGCTTGGAATTTCTTCAACACCTCTGTACTGATTGGTCAGATATCCGTACCACATTCAGTCCAGAAGCAGAGACAGGTGTAATGGTTCAAATAGATGGCGGCGTTAGCGACACCCATCGAGGCGGACGTTCTGTGCTAATTGCCAAGTTTAGCTCTGGCTTTCAGATAGTCTATAAGCCAAAATCTCTAGCTGTTGATGTTCATTTTCAGCAACTCCTAGAATGGCTTAATCAACGAGGTAATTATCCCCCATTTCGCACCATAAAAATAATAAATCGTGGTACTTATGGTTGGGTGGAATTTGTTACTGCGAAAGGCTGTAATGACCCAGAATGTCTACAAAATTTTTATAAGCGTCAGGGCGGTTATTTGGCGCTATTGTATGCACTAGAAGCTACCGATTTTCACCTGGAAAATTTAATTGCAGTAGGCGAACATCCGGTTTTAGTTGACTTGGAGTCACTATTTCATCCCCGGATTGAAAGCATTGATATTAAGAAATCAGAGCAACTTGCTATCAATACAATTGATAACTCTGTTTTGCGTGTTGGTTTACTGCCCCAACGCTTCTGGGCAAATGCTGAATCTGAGGGAGCTGAGATAAGCGGCTTAGGAGGGAAAGAAGGTCAACTAACACCCCATCGCGTCTCGTATTCGGAAGAAATAGGGACAGATGAAATGCGGGTAGCCCGTAAGCAAATGCCAATGTCAGGCAGTCAGAATCGACCAACTCTGAATGATGCGGAAGTGAATGTACTGGATTACACTGAGGCAATCATCACTGGCTTTACCAACATATATCAGTTGATTTTGCAATATCGGGATGAGTTGCTATCAGAAAATAGTCCTTTGGCTCGTTTTGCAGAAGATGAAGTACGCTTTCTCCTAAGACAAACCCGCAGTTATGGTCTATTATTACATGAGAGTTTTCATCCTAACTTGTTACGCAATGCCTTAGATCGTGATCGCTTTTTTGACCGACTCTGGGTGGGAATAGAAAAGCAGCCATATTTGACAAAGGTGATTGCTGCTGAACGTGATGACTTGTGGCAAGGTGATATTCCCATGTTCACAACTCGCCCTAATTCCCGCGCTATTTGGAGTAGTTTTAATAAAAAAATTGCCGATTTCTTTGATGAAACAGGCATGACTTTAGTGCAACGTCGTATTCAACAACTCAGTAATGCTGATCTCAAGCAACAGATATGGTTTGTCCGTGCTTCTCTCTCTACATTGGCAATGGCAGAGGAGCAAGCAAAATGGCCAACTTATCATTTGAATAAACCGCAAAATAGTGCCAGTTATGAGCAACTGGTGGCAGCAGCACAAGTAGTGGGCGATCGGCTAGAGAAGCTGGCATTGAATGGTGAGAAAGATATCTCTTGGATTGGTCTAACGCTCATTGAAAAACACTGGACTCTCACTGCATTGGAAATAGACCTTTATGAGGGTCTACCAGGGGTTATCCTATTTCTTGCGTATCTGGGTGCTCTAACTGAACAAAAGCGTTACACTGCTCTAGCAAAAGCGGCATTGGTAACAATGCAACGTCAGGTAGAGAGTAGTAGAGAATACATCAAGTCACTCGGTGGCTTTAGTGGGTGGGGTGGGGTAATTTATACTTTGACCCAGCTAGGGGTTTTGTGGAATGAGCCAGAACTGCTAACTGAAGCTGAATCACTCGTCGAGCAGTTCCCGAATTTGATTTCAAAAGATGAACAACTGGACATTCTTAGTGGTACAGCCGGTGGTCTTGCCAGTTTAATTAGCCTATATCGTTGCCGACCATCCCAACGCACACTTGCGGCTGCAATTCAATGTGGCGAGCGCCTGATCACTACTGCTAAACCGATGGAATATGGAGTTGGTTGGACAACCCAGATTGCTGAGTTAAAACCGCTGACTGGTTTCTCTCATGGTGTAGCTGGGATTGCTTGGGTGCTACTAGAACTTGCCAGCTTAACTGGTGAGCAACGTTTTAAAACAACGGCTCTAGCTGCTATTGAATACGAGCGCAGTCTCTTCCGTCCTGAAGTGGGAAATTGGCCCGACTTGCGCGATTTTTCCAGTTCAATTCTGGCAGATAAAGACGACAACCAACCGACTTGTATGACGGCTTGGTGTCACGGTGCGCCAGGAATTGGGTTAGGGAGATTGCGATCACTTCCACATCTTGATGATGCCAAAATTCGTACTGAAATTGATACAGCCCTAAAAACCACTCTGGAGCATGGATTTGGTAGCAATCACTCTCTATGTCATGGCGACTTAGGCAATCTGGAATTGCTGTTACAAGCCAGTCAAACCTTTGATGATCCACAGTGGAAAACTCAAGTTGATCGCTTTGCCGCCATTATCCTCGAAAGTATCGATAAATATGGCTGGCTCTGTGGAGTGCCGTTGGGAGTTGAAACACCCGGACTCATGACGGGTCTTGCAGGTATTGGCTATGGCTTATTGCGTTTGGCAGCACCAGATCGCGTACCCTCAGTGCTGGTACTGGAGCCTCCCAAGCTGAATAGAGCAGTGCAGAAAAGTACAGACTGTGCGATCGCAATCTAA
- a CDS encoding peptidase domain-containing ABC transporter, producing the protein MKYPNVLQHSEEDCGAACIASIAKHYGRIFTINRIRELVGTRQQGTTLLGLKRGAETLGFHARSVKAPAEICDRIKEVPLPAIIHWKGYHWVVLYGKQGNKYVVADPGAGIRYLSKKWLLEAWTDGVMLLLEPDPVRFFEQPDEKEKIGGFSRFLKRVWHYRTLLSQTLLINCVLGLLSLASPFLLQILTDDVLIRGDTQLLTRVAIAVCIMHLISSSLQLIQSNLIAHFAQRLELGLILEFGRQILRLPLQYYESRRSGEVVSRLEDIQEINQLISQVVVSLPSQFFIAFISLAFMLIYSGTLTAIAGVIALFMTLSTLIFLPSLQQKIRNVLVLSAENQGVLVETFKGAITLKTTTAAPQFGEEFQSRYGRLANVTFRTVQIGIINHVFSNLVSNIGSIALLWLGSTLVISHQLTIGQLLAFNSMNGNFTAFISTLVSFVDEFTRAKTATQRLTEVIDAIPESPDDTKKPWAKIPSNADISCTNLNFHHAGRVDLLQDFTLTIPGGKVIALIGKSGCGKSTLAKIIAGLYPANSGNIRFGLYNLQDLSLDGLRQQVVLVPQDAHFWSRSIIENFRLGTPHVTFEEIVTACQITGADEFISKLPDKYQTVLGEFGANISGGQRQRLAIARAIVNNPAVLILDESTGALDPVSETDVLERLLHHRKGKTTIMISHRPRVIQRADWIVLLEQGKLKQQGSVEELRHQSGEHLDFLIP; encoded by the coding sequence ATGAAATACCCAAATGTTCTCCAACACAGTGAAGAAGATTGCGGCGCTGCTTGTATTGCCTCCATCGCCAAACATTACGGACGCATTTTCACGATTAACCGCATTCGCGAACTTGTCGGAACTCGGCAACAAGGTACAACCTTATTAGGATTAAAACGAGGGGCAGAAACACTCGGATTTCATGCACGGTCAGTTAAAGCACCTGCTGAAATTTGCGATAGAATCAAGGAAGTCCCTCTCCCCGCCATTATCCACTGGAAAGGCTATCACTGGGTTGTTTTATATGGCAAACAGGGCAATAAATATGTCGTGGCTGACCCTGGCGCAGGCATTCGATATCTCTCCAAAAAGTGGCTTTTAGAAGCCTGGACTGATGGCGTAATGCTCTTGCTTGAACCTGACCCCGTTCGCTTTTTTGAGCAACCGGATGAAAAAGAAAAAATTGGCGGATTCAGTCGCTTTCTTAAACGGGTTTGGCACTATCGCACCCTACTTTCCCAAACACTGCTGATCAACTGTGTTCTCGGTTTGCTCTCCCTGGCTTCTCCTTTCCTGCTACAAATCCTCACCGATGATGTACTAATTCGAGGTGATACCCAACTGCTAACCCGTGTGGCTATTGCTGTCTGTATTATGCACTTAATTAGCAGCAGCCTCCAACTGATACAATCGAATTTAATCGCCCACTTTGCTCAACGTCTAGAATTGGGACTCATCCTGGAATTTGGACGCCAAATTCTCCGCTTACCCCTGCAATACTACGAATCTCGTCGCAGTGGCGAAGTGGTTAGCCGCCTAGAAGATATTCAAGAAATTAACCAACTCATTTCCCAAGTAGTTGTTAGTCTTCCTAGCCAATTTTTTATCGCCTTTATTTCCTTGGCATTCATGCTTATCTATAGCGGCACACTCACCGCTATTGCTGGTGTAATTGCCCTGTTCATGACCCTATCAACCCTAATTTTCTTACCCAGCCTCCAGCAAAAAATCCGTAATGTCTTAGTCTTATCTGCCGAAAACCAAGGGGTTTTAGTGGAAACCTTTAAAGGCGCAATTACTCTAAAAACCACCACCGCCGCGCCTCAATTTGGCGAAGAATTCCAAAGCCGCTACGGACGCCTTGCGAATGTCACATTCCGAACAGTTCAGATTGGGATTATTAATCATGTTTTTTCTAATTTAGTTTCTAATATTGGTAGTATCGCTTTACTTTGGTTGGGCAGCACGTTGGTAATTAGTCACCAATTAACCATTGGTCAATTGTTAGCCTTTAATAGCATGAATGGCAATTTTACTGCCTTTATCAGTACCCTAGTTAGCTTTGTGGATGAATTCACCCGTGCCAAAACAGCAACCCAGCGGCTTACGGAAGTCATCGACGCGATACCGGAAAGCCCAGATGATACGAAAAAACCGTGGGCAAAAATTCCCAGCAATGCTGATATTAGTTGCACCAATCTTAACTTTCACCATGCTGGCAGAGTTGACCTATTGCAAGATTTTACCTTAACAATTCCTGGGGGCAAAGTTATCGCATTAATTGGTAAATCTGGCTGTGGTAAAAGTACCCTAGCCAAAATCATTGCTGGCTTATATCCAGCGAATTCTGGTAATATTCGCTTTGGTCTTTATAACCTACAAGACCTATCCTTAGACGGTTTGAGACAACAGGTAGTTCTGGTTCCCCAAGATGCTCATTTTTGGAGTCGCTCAATTATCGAAAATTTCCGCTTAGGCACTCCCCATGTCACGTTTGAGGAGATTGTTACCGCTTGCCAAATTACTGGCGCTGATGAATTTATCAGTAAACTACCCGATAAATATCAAACGGTTTTAGGCGAATTTGGCGCGAATATTTCCGGCGGACAACGGCAACGATTAGCCATCGCCAGAGCCATTGTGAATAACCCAGCCGTGCTGATTTTAGATGAATCTACAGGTGCCCTCGACCCCGTGAGTGAAACAGACGTGTTGGAGCGATTACTGCACCACAGAAAAGGCAAAACAACGATTATGATTAGCCACCGTCCCCGCGTGATTCAGCGTGCGGATTGGATAGTTTTGCTTGAACAAGGGAAATTAAAACAGCAAGGTTCGGTTGAAGAGTTACGCCATCAATCGGGAGAGCATTTGGACTTTTTAATTCCGTAG